The Babylonia areolata isolate BAREFJ2019XMU chromosome 22, ASM4173473v1, whole genome shotgun sequence genome contains a region encoding:
- the LOC143297162 gene encoding uncharacterized protein LOC143297162, producing the protein MTDDAVWTIALSTSHHTCLCLSTLLTSHHTCLCLPPLSTSHHTCLCLSPLSYTTLVSVSPHCRHHTTPVSVSPNCHIPHLSLSLPTVDITPVSVSPHCQHHTTPVSVSPHCLHHTTPVSVSPHCRHHTTPVSVSPHCHTPHLSLSLPTVDITPHLSLSLPTVYTTPVSVSPHCRTPHLSLSLPTVYITSHLSLSLPTVYITPHLSLSLPTVYITPHLSLSLPTVTHHTCLCLSPLSHTTPVSVSPHCLHHTTPVSVSPHCLHHTTPVSVSPHCLHHITPVSVSPHCHTPHLSLSLPTVTHHTTPVSVSPHCLTPHLSLSLPTVNITPHLSLSLHTVTHYTCLCLPPTVTHHTCLCLSTLSTISHLSLSLPTVYIT; encoded by the coding sequence ATGACAGATGATGCAGTGTGGACCATAGCACtgtctacatcacatcacacctgtctctgtctctccacactgttgacatcacaccacacctgtctctgtctccccccactgtctacatcacatcacacctgtctctgtctctccccactgtcataCACcacacttgtctctgtctctccgcactgtcgacatcacaccacacctgtctctgtctctcccaactgTCACataccacacctgtctctgtctctccccactgtcgacatcacacctgtctctgtctctccccactgtcaacatcacaccacacctgtctctgtctctccccactgtctacatcacaccacacctgtctctgtctctccccactgtcgacatcacaccacacctgtctctgtctctccccactgtcacacaccacacctgtctctgtctctccccactgtcgacatcacaccacatctgtctctgtctctccccactgtctacaccacacctgtctctgtctctccccactgtcgcacaccacacctgtctctgtctctccccactgtctacatcacatcacacctgtctctgtctctccccactgtctacatcacaccacacctgtctctgtctctccccactgtctacatcacaccacacctgtctctgtctctccccactgtcacacaccacacctgtctctgtctctccccactgtcacacacaacacctgtttctgtctctccccactgtctacatcacaccacacctgtctctgtctctccccactgtctacatcacaccacacctgtctctgtctctccccactgtttacatcacatcacacctgtctctgtctctccccactgtcacacaccacacctgtctctgtctctccccactgtcacacaccacaccacacctgtctctgtctctccccactgtctcacaccacacctgtctctgtctctccccactgtcaacatcacaccacacctgtctctgtctctccacactgtcacacactacacctgtctctgtctcccccccactgtcacacaccacacctgtctctgtctctccacactgtctactatatcacacctgtctctgtctctccccactgtctacatcacatga
- the LOC143297163 gene encoding somatostatin receptor type 1-like gives MEEIQVLSQDVLVSCILLGLTALVGVVGNGLMLRALVKYRALRTDFFLVLGSVAVADSLCLLVAVPMHVIYLTMATGPVNDAWCKSSKYLDAGTGFVAAYHLVVLAVLRGILLTSRGRNPPTARQTLGCVLLLWLMALLAAIPFLLTVVDLNGYCHYAMDTDVEREVLLLNSFSCYVPVALILLIYLTTHLVGQRYFQDSYSHKEKQMSKLVTVVVSFFVLLQLPFRVLDTHVMYQEIQAEQMDFPDEDKLESLYIARNYLLCLMMADKAIRPIICSQLAPGLSQAFDEVINCTKCHQGNRPAVGDPARNGHGPAKGRHPSTSSRAPLTPGSEGGSTSEHGEPVDELEIVQL, from the exons ATGGAGGAGATCCAGGTGCTGAGCCAGGACGTGCTGGTGTCGTGCATCCTGCTGGGGCTGACGGCCCTGGTGGGCGTGGTGGGCAACGGGCTGATGCTGCGGGCCCTGGTCAAGTACCGCGCCCTGAGGACCGACTTCTTCCTGGTGCTGGGCAGCGTGGCTGTGGCCGACAGCCTGTGCCTGCTGGTGGCGGTGCCCATGCACGTCATCTACCTCACCATGGCCACAGGGCCCGTCAATGACGCCTGGTGCAAATCCAGCAA GTACCTTGACGCGGGCACGGGCTTCGTGGCGGCCTACCACCTGGTGGTGCTGGCCGTGCTGCGCGGCATCCTGCTGACGTCACGGGGCCGGAACCCCCCCACAGCCCGCCAGAccctgggctgtgtgctgctgctgTGGCTGATGGCGCTGCTGGCGGCCATCCCCTTCCTGCTCACTGTGGTGGACCTCAACGGCTACTGCCACTACGCCATGGACACGGACGTGGAGAGGGAAGTGCTGCTGCTCAACTCCTTCTCTTGCTACGTTCCTGTGGCcctcatcctcctcatttacCTCACCACGCACCTGGTGGGACAGCGCTACTTCCAGGACTCCTACTCCCACAAGGAGAAGCAGATGTCCAagctggtgacggtggtggtgtcgTTCTTCGTCCTGCTCCAGCTGCCCTTCCGCGTGCTGGACACGCACGTGATGTACCAGGAGATCCAGGCCGAGCAGATGGACTTCCCTGACGAGGACAAGCTGGAGTCGCTCTACATCGCCCGCAACTACCTGCTGTGCCTCATGATGGCCGACAAGGCCATACGGCCCATCATCTGCTCCCAGCTGGCCCCGGGGCTGTCGCAGGCCTTTGACGAGGTCATCAACTGCACCAAGTGTCACCAGGGTAACAGGCCCGCTGTCGGTGACCCTGCCCGCAACGGGCACGGCCCCGCCAAGGGCcgtcacccctccacctccagcaGGGCCCCCCTGACGCCAGGGTCTGAAGGAGGCAGCACCTCGGAGCATGGGGAACCCGTGGATGAGCTGGAAATTGTTCAGCTCTGA